A single Pyxicephalus adspersus chromosome 8, UCB_Pads_2.0, whole genome shotgun sequence DNA region contains:
- the LOC140337165 gene encoding atrial natriuretic peptide receptor 2-like yields the protein NTQITPCVSFQKQRGICGPWIPDDGKIVTHTISQAGKMSQLNWTSKVVLINLGVTSLIAHIKIGSYQAALEATSTVLSDKVCGDDVCSPDENCALCPADCGPCPMPTSVKIAIVLPLTLFCSGFICAIVWLQYQKQKMLWDESWILTVKDVPGDDFWNELGSAISLKQNINTKLGQKQESLANTVFICGSPTENFIQTGIYDGREVSVKRIFKKNFTITKTIRKEVQLVSDIVGFTTLSGSSTPHQVVNLLNKLYTQFDNIIDNYDVYKVETIGDAYMVVSGVPKENGMKHVSEIASMALDLVTVCHSFKIPHMPDTKLKIRAGIHSGPVVAGVVGAKMPRYCLFGDTVNTASRMESTSEALKIQCTSSAADQLKQIGGYILVCRGTLEIKGKGAMTTWWLEGKEKEGNWNI from the exons aatacacaaataacacCTTGTGTTTCTTTCCAGAAACAACGTGGGATTTGTGGCCCATGGATCCCAGATGATGGTAAAATTGTTACTCACACCATTTCCCAAGCAGGCAAAATGTCGCAGCTGAACTGGACAAGTAAG GTTGTTCTCATCAACCTTGGTGTGACCTCATTAATTGCTCATATCAAGATTGGGAGTTATCAGGCAGCTTTAGAAGCAACCTCCACAGTACTGAGCGATAAAg TATGCGGTGATGATGTCTGCAGTCCAGATGAAAACTGTGCCCTGTGTCCAGCAGACTGCGGTCCCTGTCCAATGCCAACCTCAGTGAAGATCGCTATAGTGCTTCCACTAACTCTATTCTGCAGCGGATTCATCTGTGCTATTGTG TGGCTCCAGTACCAGAAGCAGAAGATGCTCTGGGACGAGAGCTGGATCCTCACCGTGAAAGACGTACCTG GAGATGATTTCTGGAATGAATTGGGCAGCGCCATCAGCTTGAAACAGAATATTAACACAAAGTTGGGACAAAAGCAGGAGTCACTGGCAAATACGGTATTCATATGTGGCTCACCTACCGAAAATTTCATCCAGACGGGGATCTA TGATGGACGGGAAGTATCAGTAAAAAGAATATTCAAGAAGAACTTTACCATTACTAAAACAATCAGAAAAGAAGTTCAGCTTGTCAG TGACATTGTGGGCTTCACGACACTGTCTGGGTCCAGCACTCCTCACCAAGTGGTCAACTTGCTCAACAAGCTCTACACTCAGTTTGACAACATTATTGACAATTATGATGTGTACAAGGTGGAAACTATTGGTGATGCAT atatGGTGGTATCTGGTGTCCCGAAAGAAAATGGTATGAAGCATGTGTCTGAGATTGCAAGTATGGCTTTGGATTTAGTCACTGTTTGCCACTCTTTCAAGATCCCTCATATGCCAGACACTAAGCTGAAAATCAGGGCAGGAATACATTCAG GTCCTGTAGTGGCTGGGGTGGTTGGCGCCAAGATGCCTCGTTATTGTTTGTTTGGAGATACGGTGAACACTGCATCAAGGATGGAATCTACCAGTGAAG CCTTGAAAATTCAGTGCACTTCCAGTGCTGCTGATCAGCTCAAACAAATTGGTGGCTATATCCTGGTTTGcagaggaacacttgaaataaag GGTAAAGGAGCAATGACAACATGGTGGCTggaggggaaagaaaaagaaggaaactGGAATATTTAA